A part of Myxococcus landrumus genomic DNA contains:
- a CDS encoding AAA family ATPase, translating to MSLPHLSVHADTVEKATEELMLALDDQLTRIHPRRVPEFIAATGATARPMTVPLVPVWGAEQNSLAPLTFLGTVAPTHQSYVGLYLPRLETHWWFQGKTVPDEATDRLRDQLENHSDARLLALRSDGPEALIDVEVRATPTRLSALSPRQLRMDIRPPPLPRDAPSEPEASSNDDSEEPRDEEDSWEPRKRVQRQDPSAKPAKPPPTPTLDRIGVPWHRLAADGQLDPAYEQHALVTLLRTRLAEKEAPALVLVGPSGVGKSAVLHALAEALRARTATAEERKRPFFFVDGSRLIAGEGMWGDWQQQVMKSVREANESHAILALGHAIELLDAGKSAHSDQNVAQLLLPLLATREVAVVAEATPESWALVERRNASFARLFSVIRVEEPSSESLARILSLVAKETPGATPLEVLPEALEECRFLCRRFLPYGAQVGNAVAFLRRLLSACAHTAQPRVTRWDAVRQFASESGIPESLLRDDMPLEPAQVRDFLSTRVLGQQAAVERVASVVSVLKSGLADTRKPLGSLLFVGPTGVGKTELSKALAELLFGSRERMVRLDMGEYAGPDALVRLLGDASTPGYLSATVRRQPFCVVLLDEIEKAHPAVHDSLLGVLGEGRLTDASGRFTDFRNAVIVLTSNLGADTWRARVGFDSLGGTPDTAALRTHYLAEVQRFFRPEMFNRLDDTIVFSPLSAELLRKLVVREVDAIRRRSGLSRHDAMLEVSESALDWLSARGFDPRYGARPLKRALERELVVPVAAWLAEHPRGGPVCLHIEAGQDHLTLRAEGLGGETEGLGRQPIEQVLEDAAALRAEVQRWSHSPPMVSLRRELTVFDKMSRQPSFWEERSLAEDVARKSGDARELDKTFRECAQQTEAIEDLLFEAHLSRAVDQAESLAREVTSLRKGFLPLRERLYSSLYEYAKGATLILVPGRGGWNRACFLARAYEGWCQQNSLSYKRYVFRKPTPKAGEKEKASKVRVPELWIEEKVDVEVVALKPVPLAYAVRISGPTLPMLLASEHGVHRFIEGSQATLVKVHFSPHPRDTTSALPELSELEKKLPRQEVRRVRPGSTETSGGSVEDLRTQARVRYDAGSLRMEELLESWMNWRVFTATEKD from the coding sequence TTGTCCCTACCGCACCTCTCCGTGCACGCGGACACGGTGGAGAAGGCCACGGAAGAGTTGATGCTGGCGTTGGATGACCAGCTCACTCGCATCCACCCACGCCGGGTCCCAGAGTTCATCGCGGCGACAGGCGCCACCGCGCGCCCCATGACGGTGCCCCTCGTTCCCGTCTGGGGTGCCGAGCAGAACTCGCTGGCCCCCCTCACCTTCCTGGGCACCGTCGCGCCCACCCACCAGTCCTACGTCGGGCTGTACCTGCCCCGGCTGGAGACGCATTGGTGGTTCCAGGGCAAGACGGTGCCCGACGAGGCCACGGACCGGCTGCGCGACCAATTGGAGAACCACTCGGATGCGCGGCTGCTGGCGCTGCGCTCGGATGGCCCCGAGGCGCTCATCGACGTGGAGGTGCGGGCCACCCCCACGCGCCTGTCCGCGCTCAGTCCTCGCCAGCTCCGCATGGACATCCGCCCGCCTCCGCTTCCACGGGATGCGCCGAGCGAGCCCGAAGCATCGAGCAACGATGACTCCGAGGAGCCCCGCGACGAAGAGGACTCGTGGGAGCCCCGCAAGCGCGTCCAGCGGCAGGACCCGAGCGCGAAGCCCGCGAAGCCGCCCCCGACCCCCACGCTGGACCGCATCGGAGTGCCCTGGCATCGGCTCGCGGCCGACGGGCAATTGGACCCGGCCTACGAGCAGCACGCCCTGGTGACGCTGCTGCGCACGCGGCTGGCCGAGAAGGAAGCCCCGGCCCTGGTGCTGGTGGGCCCCTCGGGCGTCGGCAAGTCGGCCGTCCTGCATGCGCTCGCGGAAGCCCTGAGGGCACGCACCGCCACCGCCGAGGAGCGCAAGCGCCCCTTCTTCTTCGTGGATGGCAGCCGCCTCATCGCCGGTGAAGGCATGTGGGGCGACTGGCAGCAGCAGGTGATGAAGTCCGTGCGTGAAGCCAACGAGTCGCACGCCATCCTCGCGCTCGGCCACGCCATCGAACTGCTCGACGCGGGCAAGAGCGCGCACAGCGACCAGAACGTCGCGCAGCTGCTGCTCCCGCTGCTCGCCACCCGCGAGGTCGCCGTCGTGGCCGAGGCCACCCCTGAGTCCTGGGCCTTGGTGGAGCGCCGCAACGCCAGCTTCGCGCGCCTGTTCTCCGTCATCCGTGTGGAGGAGCCCTCCTCGGAATCGCTGGCCCGCATCCTCTCGCTCGTGGCGAAGGAGACACCTGGCGCCACGCCCCTGGAGGTGCTGCCCGAAGCGCTGGAGGAGTGCCGCTTCCTGTGCCGCCGCTTCCTGCCGTACGGCGCGCAGGTGGGCAACGCGGTGGCGTTCCTCCGTCGGCTGCTCTCCGCCTGTGCCCACACGGCCCAGCCTCGCGTCACGCGCTGGGACGCCGTGCGCCAGTTCGCGTCCGAGTCCGGAATCCCGGAGTCCCTCCTGCGCGATGACATGCCGCTGGAGCCCGCACAGGTCCGCGACTTCCTCTCCACGCGAGTGCTGGGCCAGCAGGCCGCGGTGGAGCGCGTGGCATCCGTCGTGTCCGTGCTCAAGTCGGGGCTGGCGGACACACGCAAGCCGCTAGGCTCCCTGCTCTTCGTCGGCCCCACGGGGGTGGGAAAGACGGAGCTGTCCAAGGCGCTGGCGGAGCTGCTGTTCGGCTCGCGCGAGCGGATGGTCCGCCTGGACATGGGTGAGTACGCGGGCCCCGACGCGCTGGTGCGCTTGCTGGGGGATGCCTCGACGCCCGGGTACCTCTCCGCGACCGTGCGCCGGCAGCCCTTCTGCGTGGTGCTGCTGGACGAAATCGAGAAGGCCCACCCCGCCGTCCATGACTCGCTCCTGGGCGTGCTCGGCGAGGGCCGGCTCACGGATGCGTCGGGGCGCTTCACCGACTTCCGCAACGCCGTCATCGTGCTCACCAGCAACCTGGGCGCGGACACGTGGCGTGCGCGCGTGGGCTTCGACTCGCTGGGCGGGACGCCCGACACCGCGGCACTGCGCACGCACTACCTGGCGGAGGTGCAGCGCTTCTTCCGTCCAGAGATGTTCAACCGCCTGGACGACACCATCGTCTTCTCTCCCCTCTCGGCGGAGCTGCTGCGCAAGCTCGTCGTGCGCGAGGTGGACGCCATCCGCCGCCGCTCCGGCCTGTCCCGGCATGACGCGATGCTGGAGGTCTCCGAGTCCGCGCTGGACTGGCTGTCGGCGCGCGGCTTCGACCCTCGCTACGGCGCGCGTCCCCTCAAGCGCGCTTTGGAGCGGGAGCTGGTGGTGCCCGTGGCGGCCTGGCTCGCGGAGCATCCCCGAGGAGGCCCCGTGTGCCTCCACATCGAGGCCGGTCAAGACCACCTCACGCTGCGCGCGGAGGGCCTGGGTGGAGAGACGGAGGGCCTGGGCCGGCAGCCCATCGAGCAGGTGCTGGAGGACGCCGCCGCGTTGCGCGCGGAGGTGCAGCGCTGGAGTCACTCGCCGCCCATGGTGTCGCTGCGCCGGGAGCTGACCGTCTTCGACAAGATGTCCCGGCAGCCGTCCTTCTGGGAGGAGCGCTCGCTCGCCGAGGATGTGGCGAGAAAGTCCGGAGACGCTCGCGAGTTGGACAAGACCTTCCGCGAGTGTGCCCAGCAGACGGAGGCCATCGAGGACCTGCTGTTCGAGGCCCACCTGTCGCGCGCGGTCGACCAGGCCGAGTCCCTCGCGCGGGAGGTGACCTCGCTGCGCAAGGGGTTCCTTCCTCTGAGGGAGCGGCTGTACTCCAGCCTCTATGAGTATGCGAAGGGCGCCACGCTGATTCTCGTGCCGGGCCGAGGCGGCTGGAACCGGGCCTGCTTCCTCGCGCGAGCCTACGAGGGCTGGTGCCAGCAGAACTCGCTCTCCTACAAGCGATACGTCTTCCGCAAGCCCACGCCCAAGGCGGGGGAGAAGGAGAAGGCTTCCAAGGTCCGCGTGCCGGAGCTCTGGATTGAGGAGAAGGTCGACGTCGAGGTGGTCGCGCTCAAGCCCGTCCCCCTGGCCTATGCCGTGCGCATCTCCGGACCGACGCTGCCCATGCTCCTCGCGTCCGAGCACGGAGTGCACCGATTCATCGAAGGCAGCCAGGCGACGCTGGTGAAGGTGCACTTCTCCCCGCACCCTCGCGACACGACGTCGGCCCTCCCGGAGCTCAGCGAGTTGGAGAAGAAGCTCCCCCGTCAGGAAGTTCGACGGGTTCGTCCGGGCTCGACGGAGACCTCGGGGGGCTCCGTGGAGGACCTGCGGACGCAGGCGCGCGTGCGCTACGACGCGGGCTCGCTGCGCATGGAGGAGCTGCTGGAGAGCTGGATGAACTGGCGCGTGTTCACCGCCACGGAGAAGGACTGA
- a CDS encoding sulfate ABC transporter substrate-binding protein, with protein MRTHSWLFPLLLVAFVGCSKSGGEGSGPSAVTLLNVSYDPTRELYVDVNAAFSKHWEATHQQKVTIKQSHGGSGKQARAVIDGLDADVVTLALAYDVDMLADKASLIPEGWQKRLANNSAPYTSTIVFVVRKGNPKGIRDWDDLVRDGVSVITPNPKTSGGARWNYLAAWGHALRKPGGTEQSARAFVESLFRHVPVLDSGARGATTTFAERGLGDVLIAWENEAFLLTDEVGKERFEIVVPSTSIVAEPPVTVVDRNVDKRGTRAVAEAYLQFLYSEEGQRLVAKHHYRPRSEEVAQKDGARFPKLALFTIDEVFGGWRKAQSAHFDDGGVFDSIYVPQAR; from the coding sequence ATGCGTACCCATTCCTGGCTGTTCCCACTCCTCCTGGTCGCCTTCGTGGGGTGCTCGAAGTCCGGGGGCGAAGGTTCGGGCCCCAGCGCCGTCACGCTGCTCAATGTCTCGTATGACCCCACGCGCGAGTTGTACGTGGACGTCAACGCGGCCTTCTCGAAGCACTGGGAGGCGACGCATCAGCAGAAGGTCACCATCAAGCAATCTCACGGCGGCTCCGGCAAGCAGGCGCGGGCTGTCATCGACGGGCTCGACGCGGACGTCGTCACCCTGGCGCTCGCCTACGACGTGGACATGCTCGCCGACAAGGCGTCGCTGATTCCCGAGGGATGGCAGAAGCGGCTGGCGAACAACAGCGCGCCGTACACCTCCACCATCGTCTTCGTGGTGAGGAAGGGGAACCCCAAGGGCATCCGCGACTGGGATGACCTGGTGCGCGACGGTGTCTCCGTCATCACCCCCAACCCGAAGACGTCCGGAGGCGCGCGGTGGAACTACCTGGCTGCCTGGGGCCACGCGCTGCGCAAGCCAGGAGGGACCGAGCAGAGCGCACGTGCCTTCGTGGAGTCGCTGTTCCGTCACGTGCCCGTGCTGGACTCGGGAGCACGAGGCGCCACCACCACGTTCGCGGAGCGCGGCCTGGGCGATGTGCTCATCGCCTGGGAGAACGAGGCGTTCCTGCTGACGGACGAGGTGGGCAAGGAGCGGTTTGAAATCGTCGTCCCGTCGACGAGCATCGTGGCCGAGCCTCCCGTCACCGTCGTGGACCGCAACGTGGACAAGCGAGGCACCCGCGCGGTGGCGGAGGCCTACCTCCAGTTCCTCTACTCCGAAGAGGGACAGCGGCTCGTGGCGAAGCACCACTACCGTCCGCGCTCGGAGGAGGTCGCCCAGAAGGATGGGGCGCGCTTCCCGAAGCTGGCGCTCTTCACCATCGACGAAGTCTTTGGCGGCTGGCGCAAGGCCCAGTCGGCTCACTTCGACGACGGTGGCGTCTTCGACTCCATCTACGTCCCCCAGGCGCGCTGA
- a CDS encoding aminotransferase class V-fold PLP-dependent enzyme: MEESRARLIESIRSSVLGEGRVLDGPYGPRRLTYADHAASGRSLAFIEDFIRDHVLPLYANTHSETSGTGAQTTRFREDARDIIHQAVGGGPDDVVLFCGSGATGAVCKLIDILNLRIPADLDARFDLRSRIPPAQRPVVFVGPYEHHSNDLPWRESIADVVTIEEDGDGRIDQAHLERELERYQHRPLRIGSFSAASNVTGILSDQEGIGALLQRYGALSFWDFAAAGPYIRVEMNGREGGPRVEKDAAFLSPHKFIGGPGTTGVLVVKRKLLGNRIPTVPGGGTVSYVSGSEHIYQSDPVHREEGGTPAIVDSIRAGLVFQLREAVSVETIDELEQGFVRRALAHWGGNPALRILGNPALRRLPIVSFLVRHGDAYLHHNFVVALLNDLFGIQARGGCSCAGPYGHRLLGIDPVTSHRFQDVIVQGTDGVKPGWVRLGFNYFLSETTFDFLLDAVDFVSAEGWKFLPHYALDPVTGQWRHRGHQRVLRRLGDLSYTSGVSESPAPGSSAPESELPSYVMWARSLISRVLPDASEGAGADASLSPAAERLRWFPLPEEVREVLTREHAAATPEAPFRLQRA; the protein is encoded by the coding sequence ATGGAAGAGAGTCGTGCGAGGCTGATTGAGTCCATCCGGAGTTCGGTGCTGGGCGAGGGGCGAGTGCTCGACGGGCCCTATGGACCCCGACGGCTCACCTACGCGGACCATGCCGCGTCCGGACGCTCGTTGGCGTTCATCGAGGACTTCATCCGGGACCACGTCCTCCCGCTCTATGCCAACACGCACTCGGAGACGTCCGGCACCGGCGCGCAGACCACGCGCTTTCGCGAGGATGCTCGCGATATCATCCATCAGGCGGTGGGCGGTGGGCCCGATGACGTGGTGCTCTTCTGTGGCTCGGGTGCGACGGGGGCGGTCTGCAAGCTCATCGACATCCTGAACCTGCGCATCCCCGCGGACCTCGATGCGCGCTTCGACCTGCGCTCGCGCATTCCGCCCGCACAGCGTCCCGTGGTCTTCGTGGGGCCCTACGAGCACCACAGCAATGACCTGCCCTGGCGTGAGTCCATCGCCGACGTCGTCACCATCGAGGAGGATGGCGACGGGCGCATCGACCAGGCGCATCTGGAGCGCGAGCTGGAGCGCTATCAGCATCGCCCGTTGCGCATCGGCAGCTTCTCCGCCGCCAGCAACGTCACGGGCATCCTCAGCGACCAGGAGGGCATTGGCGCGCTCCTGCAGCGGTACGGAGCGCTCTCCTTCTGGGACTTCGCCGCGGCGGGCCCGTACATCCGCGTCGAGATGAACGGACGCGAGGGCGGCCCGCGCGTGGAGAAGGACGCCGCGTTCTTGTCCCCGCACAAGTTCATCGGGGGCCCGGGCACCACGGGAGTGCTCGTCGTGAAGCGCAAGCTGCTGGGCAACCGCATCCCCACCGTGCCCGGAGGCGGCACGGTGTCGTACGTGAGCGGCAGCGAGCACATCTACCAGAGCGACCCCGTGCATCGGGAGGAGGGCGGCACTCCCGCCATCGTCGACTCCATCCGCGCGGGGCTCGTCTTCCAGCTTCGCGAAGCGGTGAGCGTGGAGACCATCGACGAGCTGGAGCAGGGGTTCGTCCGTCGCGCGCTCGCGCACTGGGGTGGCAATCCGGCGCTGCGCATCCTGGGCAACCCCGCGTTGCGGCGGCTGCCCATCGTGAGCTTCCTGGTGCGTCACGGAGATGCCTATCTGCATCACAACTTCGTGGTGGCCTTGCTCAATGACTTGTTTGGCATCCAGGCCCGCGGAGGCTGTTCGTGTGCGGGGCCCTATGGCCATCGCCTGCTCGGCATCGACCCCGTCACCAGCCACCGCTTCCAGGACGTCATCGTGCAGGGCACGGATGGCGTGAAGCCGGGCTGGGTGCGGTTGGGCTTCAACTACTTCCTCTCCGAGACGACGTTCGACTTCCTCCTCGACGCGGTGGACTTCGTCTCCGCCGAGGGCTGGAAGTTCCTGCCGCACTACGCGCTGGACCCGGTGACGGGCCAGTGGCGGCATCGCGGCCACCAGCGGGTGCTGCGACGTTTGGGAGACCTCTCGTATACGAGCGGCGTGAGCGAGTCCCCCGCGCCTGGTTCCTCCGCGCCGGAGTCGGAGCTCCCCTCGTATGTGATGTGGGCGCGGAGCCTCATCTCGCGAGTGCTCCCTGATGCGAGTGAAGGCGCGGGAGCCGACGCCTCGCTCTCACCCGCGGCCGAACGCCTGCGCTGGTTCCCGCTGCCCGAAGAGGTGCGAGAAGTCCTGACGCGCGAGCACGCCGCGGCGACGCCCGAGGCTCCCTTCCGGCTTCAGCGGGCTTGA
- a CDS encoding OprO/OprP family phosphate-selective porin, translating to MARPSPHHRLSTFAAGLVLLLAPLAAAQTPPPQAPPAPPPASSEGAVIKATPEGFSIASADKAFLLKLRGYLQVDGRFFESKADRSGATTFLMRRARPVLEGTLFHQFDFRLMADFSPNVPPLWDAYLEYRPRKEVRVRVGRFRPPVGLERNQSALNVPFIERALPTDLVPNRDVGVMVHGELLGGVLAYAVGGFNGTADGANADSNIDDSFDLAARVFAHPFRATKLQWLSGLGLGVAASRGNQFGSASTTGEAPLRSMGQQTFFIFRTGTGAGQTVMAHGEHTRISPQGYFYAGPLGVLAEYVNSTQEVNLGEQHARLRFEAWQATATWVLFGGKAAYEGLKPTDPFGAESGGWGAVEIGGRYTELDVDPDAFPIFADPAVSARHAEGWGAVANWYLNNNVRVAASYDHTTFKGGAVEGDRIPESVIMSRFQVSW from the coding sequence ATGGCACGTCCCTCACCGCATCATCGACTCTCCACCTTCGCCGCGGGGCTGGTGCTGCTCCTGGCGCCGCTCGCCGCGGCCCAGACACCCCCTCCACAAGCACCGCCCGCACCGCCGCCAGCCTCCTCGGAGGGCGCCGTCATCAAGGCGACTCCGGAGGGGTTCTCCATTGCCTCCGCCGACAAGGCATTCCTGCTGAAGCTGCGCGGCTACCTCCAGGTGGATGGCCGCTTCTTCGAGAGCAAGGCGGACCGCTCCGGCGCCACCACGTTCCTCATGCGGCGCGCGCGGCCCGTCCTCGAGGGGACACTCTTCCACCAGTTCGACTTCCGGTTGATGGCGGACTTCTCGCCCAACGTGCCGCCGCTCTGGGATGCCTATCTGGAGTACCGCCCGCGCAAGGAGGTCCGCGTGCGGGTGGGCCGCTTCCGTCCTCCCGTGGGGCTGGAGCGAAACCAGTCCGCGCTCAACGTTCCCTTCATCGAGCGTGCGCTGCCCACGGACCTGGTGCCCAACCGCGACGTGGGCGTGATGGTGCATGGTGAGTTGTTGGGCGGAGTGCTGGCCTACGCCGTGGGCGGCTTCAACGGCACGGCGGATGGCGCGAACGCCGACAGCAACATCGACGACAGCTTCGACCTGGCGGCGCGTGTGTTCGCCCATCCCTTCCGCGCCACGAAGCTTCAGTGGCTCTCGGGGCTGGGGCTGGGGGTCGCCGCCTCGCGCGGCAACCAGTTCGGGTCGGCGTCCACGACGGGCGAGGCGCCGCTGCGCAGCATGGGGCAGCAGACGTTCTTCATCTTCCGCACGGGGACGGGAGCGGGGCAGACGGTGATGGCCCATGGCGAGCACACCCGCATCTCACCGCAAGGCTACTTCTACGCGGGGCCGCTGGGCGTGCTGGCCGAGTACGTGAACTCCACGCAGGAGGTGAACCTGGGCGAGCAGCATGCGCGCCTGCGCTTCGAGGCGTGGCAGGCCACGGCGACGTGGGTGCTCTTCGGCGGCAAGGCGGCCTACGAGGGCCTCAAGCCCACGGACCCGTTCGGTGCCGAGTCGGGAGGGTGGGGCGCGGTGGAGATTGGAGGCCGCTACACGGAGCTCGACGTCGACCCGGACGCGTTCCCCATCTTCGCGGACCCGGCGGTCTCCGCGCGCCACGCAGAGGGGTGGGGTGCCGTCGCCAACTGGTACCTCAACAACAACGTCCGCGTCGCCGCCTCGTATGACCACACGACGTTCAAGGGGGGCGCCGTCGAGGGAGACCGCATCCCCGAGTCCGTCATCATGTCCCGCTTTCAGGTGAGCTGGTGA
- a CDS encoding AAA family ATPase, whose product MELKLPLVVASMGGRLVEAWVPTLTPRIHFVGPSLSSLRDDLALAVMERFEKEPPSNVAGYQLPPHLSLRHVEVEAETRDPEKNLHVVLKGRMGVLLEKWPRDEFWVVTPTRLPEARFALSTPDDLPRALARRLCAWCVEHELEELKGVWTEVRERLELLEVDAYAPSILPRTPPRPPTPPRRRRPQADATKEKAAPPETPEQREARRNRRRLTLVELRAVARNLSHAARDDGLERCFGRESLVREVADALEGREGAAVILVGPPGSGKTALVHEVVRRLTTRQDAAGQRRDVWRVDGNQFIAGMSYVGQWEARARGVVQELVEVGDILYVDDLASLVYAGRTSNERTNVAQFLEPHLARGELTVLAESTPERFERVREEAPTLASLFRVVQVPALEPRATLPALLGTLRQIESLGGGGPAPRMSPLALETLLDLQQRFVAHEAFPGKAVRLLRRVISRPGAVENNVRRFTEDDVFAAMRAQTGLPDFVLGSAPPKPREVLERELASQVAGQPEAVTAVVDAILTLQRSLQPPDKPLATYLFVGPTGVGKTETAKAVARTLFGSEERMVRFDMSEFVSSSSITRLLGLPGAPDGELTTALRTQPFCVVLFDEVEKAHPRVFDALLQFLGEGRLTDGAGRTVDARQAVVVLTSNLGVREAAARTGFQHASESADAHYLSAVRAFFRPEFFNRLDRVVPFRSLTPSALRVVVEHALESLLSRRGIRRGNVVVEVESQLLDLLVEQAYDPRYGARPLKRALERRLTVPLAHHLVRRGGEELARVELFRRVDDMGLSVELLTRQPAWAPEPSTATWKLPAVFRALNEVTTRVDALLATLTEPPEVTAPEEFLVLGEQLERLSAEAVDIRDHGLAHREFLEQKERLEKNKRESYDGATGRRGGLRPRPFLATEPFPVSPEERLRRWLPKVVSLRDELEWLAHQLAHRESGVETRALLVEGLADTPAAALTAVLKALPQGLGRVVIHEERMEPDGSLAWAAHETPLPARARVRRQVVSLTAMGLSDLLRTLEGYALVHLPREDGVRPSLVRMELLPPASEKLEDVARVVATRDAESQRQREARRSDESGEQALGQVVMEGNLEKMVHLSSGQSPSDSVAWVARVLRGQRRGEH is encoded by the coding sequence ATGGAACTCAAACTCCCCCTGGTCGTCGCCTCCATGGGCGGCCGCCTCGTCGAGGCCTGGGTCCCCACCCTCACGCCGCGCATCCACTTCGTGGGCCCCAGCCTGTCCTCGCTGCGCGACGACCTGGCCCTCGCCGTAATGGAGCGCTTCGAGAAGGAGCCTCCGTCGAACGTGGCCGGCTACCAGCTGCCCCCCCACCTGTCCCTGCGGCACGTGGAGGTCGAGGCCGAGACGCGCGACCCCGAGAAGAACCTGCACGTCGTGCTCAAGGGCCGGATGGGCGTGCTGCTGGAGAAGTGGCCACGCGATGAGTTCTGGGTCGTCACGCCCACCCGACTCCCGGAGGCCCGCTTCGCGCTCTCCACCCCCGACGACCTCCCCCGCGCGCTGGCGCGACGGCTGTGCGCATGGTGTGTGGAGCACGAGCTGGAGGAGCTGAAGGGCGTCTGGACGGAGGTCCGGGAGCGACTGGAGCTGCTCGAGGTGGATGCGTATGCACCGTCCATCCTGCCTCGCACGCCGCCGCGCCCACCCACGCCCCCGCGCAGGCGGCGTCCGCAAGCAGATGCGACCAAGGAGAAGGCGGCGCCACCGGAGACACCGGAGCAGCGTGAGGCCCGCCGCAACCGTCGGCGTCTCACCCTCGTGGAGCTGCGCGCGGTGGCGCGCAACTTGAGCCACGCCGCGCGCGACGACGGGCTGGAGCGCTGCTTCGGCCGCGAGTCCCTGGTCCGCGAGGTGGCGGACGCACTTGAGGGCCGTGAGGGTGCCGCCGTCATCCTCGTGGGCCCGCCAGGCTCGGGCAAGACGGCGCTGGTGCACGAGGTGGTGCGCAGGCTCACCACGCGGCAGGACGCCGCGGGACAGCGCCGCGACGTGTGGCGGGTGGACGGCAATCAGTTCATCGCGGGGATGAGCTACGTGGGCCAGTGGGAGGCTCGCGCTCGCGGCGTGGTGCAGGAGCTGGTCGAAGTCGGCGACATCCTCTACGTGGATGACCTGGCCTCGCTCGTCTACGCGGGCCGCACGTCCAACGAGCGCACCAACGTCGCGCAGTTCCTGGAGCCCCACCTGGCGCGCGGCGAGCTGACCGTGCTGGCCGAATCCACCCCGGAGCGCTTCGAGCGCGTGCGTGAGGAAGCACCCACGCTCGCCTCGCTGTTCCGCGTGGTGCAGGTGCCGGCCCTGGAGCCGCGCGCGACGCTGCCCGCCTTGCTGGGCACCCTGCGGCAAATCGAGAGCCTGGGCGGAGGCGGCCCCGCGCCGCGAATGTCGCCGCTCGCGCTGGAGACGCTGCTGGACCTTCAGCAGCGCTTCGTCGCGCACGAGGCCTTTCCCGGCAAGGCGGTGCGCCTGCTGCGGCGGGTGATTTCGAGGCCCGGCGCCGTCGAGAACAACGTGCGCCGCTTCACCGAGGACGACGTCTTCGCGGCGATGCGCGCGCAGACCGGCTTGCCCGACTTCGTGCTGGGAAGCGCGCCGCCCAAGCCACGCGAGGTCCTGGAGCGGGAGCTGGCCTCACAGGTGGCGGGGCAGCCAGAGGCCGTCACCGCCGTCGTGGACGCCATCCTCACGCTCCAGCGCTCGCTGCAACCGCCCGACAAGCCCCTGGCCACCTACCTCTTCGTGGGCCCCACCGGCGTGGGCAAGACGGAGACCGCGAAGGCCGTGGCTCGCACCCTCTTCGGCAGCGAGGAGCGGATGGTGCGCTTCGACATGTCGGAGTTCGTGTCCTCCTCCAGCATCACCCGGCTGCTGGGCTTGCCCGGTGCGCCGGATGGAGAGCTGACCACGGCGCTTCGCACGCAGCCCTTCTGCGTGGTGCTGTTCGACGAGGTGGAGAAGGCCCACCCTCGCGTCTTCGACGCCCTGCTCCAGTTCCTCGGCGAAGGTCGGCTGACGGATGGCGCGGGCCGCACCGTCGATGCACGGCAGGCGGTGGTGGTCCTCACCTCGAACCTGGGCGTGCGAGAGGCCGCCGCCCGCACGGGCTTCCAGCACGCCAGCGAGAGCGCGGACGCGCACTACCTCTCCGCGGTTCGCGCCTTCTTCCGTCCGGAGTTCTTCAACCGACTGGACCGCGTGGTGCCCTTCCGCTCGCTGACGCCGTCCGCGCTGCGCGTCGTCGTGGAGCATGCCCTCGAGTCGCTCCTGTCGCGTCGAGGCATCCGCCGAGGCAACGTCGTCGTCGAGGTGGAGTCGCAGTTGCTCGACCTGCTGGTGGAGCAGGCCTATGACCCGCGCTACGGCGCCCGTCCCTTGAAGCGCGCCTTGGAGCGCCGCCTCACCGTGCCGCTGGCGCATCACCTCGTCCGGAGGGGTGGCGAGGAGCTGGCTCGCGTGGAGCTGTTCCGCCGGGTCGATGACATGGGCCTGTCGGTGGAGCTGCTCACCCGGCAGCCCGCCTGGGCGCCAGAGCCGTCTACCGCCACCTGGAAGCTGCCCGCGGTGTTCCGCGCACTGAACGAGGTGACCACACGCGTGGATGCCCTGCTCGCGACGCTCACGGAGCCTCCCGAGGTCACCGCCCCTGAGGAGTTCCTGGTGTTGGGCGAGCAACTGGAGCGCCTGTCCGCCGAGGCCGTGGACATCCGAGACCATGGGCTCGCGCATCGTGAGTTCCTGGAGCAGAAGGAGCGCCTCGAAAAAAACAAGCGTGAGAGCTACGACGGAGCGACAGGGCGGCGCGGCGGGCTGAGGCCTCGGCCCTTCCTCGCGACGGAGCCCTTTCCCGTGTCTCCCGAGGAGCGGCTGCGTCGCTGGCTCCCCAAGGTGGTGAGCCTGCGCGATGAGCTGGAGTGGCTGGCACATCAGCTCGCGCATCGTGAGTCGGGTGTGGAGACCCGCGCGTTGCTCGTGGAGGGACTCGCGGACACGCCCGCCGCCGCGCTGACGGCCGTGCTGAAGGCCCTGCCCCAAGGACTGGGCCGCGTGGTGATTCACGAGGAGCGCATGGAGCCCGATGGGAGCCTCGCGTGGGCGGCGCACGAGACGCCCCTTCCCGCCCGAGCCCGGGTCCGGCGCCAGGTGGTGAGCCTGACGGCGATGGGCCTGAGCGACC